The Populus nigra chromosome 19, ddPopNigr1.1, whole genome shotgun sequence genome includes a window with the following:
- the LOC133679990 gene encoding uncharacterized protein LOC133679990 isoform X1, translating into MESSSSIYKDPNSPIEARVKDLLSRMTLKEKVAQMTQIERSVATPHYLQDLGIGSVMNVGGSAPFPNAKSSDWADMVDWFQKLALQSRLGIPIIYGIDAVHGNNGVYGTTIFPHNVGLGATRDADLMRRIGVATALEVRACGIQYTFAPCVAVCRDPRWGRCYESYSEDTNIVREMASIVTGLQGQPPEGHPNGYPFLAGRNNVIACAKHFVGDGGTHKGLNEGDTILSYEDLERIHMAPYLDCISQGVGTIMVSYSSWNGRQLHAHHFLLTEVLKEKLGFKGFVISDWEALDRLSKPLGSNYRRCVSTAVNAGTDMVMVGQKHREFMKDLIFLAESGEIPMTRIDDAVERILRVKFVAGLFEYPFADRSLLDIVGCKLHRELAREAVRKSLVLLKNGKDPKKPLLPLDRSAKKILVAGTHADDLGYQCGGWTIAWNGMSGRITIGTTILDAIKEAIGEETEVIYEKIPSPDTLASQDFSFAIVAVGEDPYAEFNGDNSELAIPFNGADIISSVADKIPTLVILISGRPLVIEPWLLEKIDGLIAAWLPGTEGEGITDVIFGDYDFSGRLPVTWFRKVEQLPMNLRDNSDEPLFPLGFGLTCKAGNSFD; encoded by the exons AtggaaagcagcagcagcatttaCAAAGACCCCAATTCACCCATTGAAGCTCGTGTAAAGGACCTTCTTTCAAGAATGACTTTGAAAGAGAAGGTTGCCCAGATGACCCAAATCGAACGCTCTGTTGCCACTCCCCACTATCTTCAGGATCTTGGAAttg GGAGTGTAATGAACGTTGGAGGCAGCGCACCTTTTCCAAATGCAAAGTCGTCTGACTGGGCGGATATGGTTGATTGGTTTCAAAAGTTAGCACTTCAGTCGCGGCTTGGTATACCCATTATATATGGGATTGATGCTGTTCATGGTAATAATGGTGTTTATGGTACCACCATATTTCCTCACAATGTTGGCCTTGGAGCCACCAG AGATGCAGATTTGATGCGGAGGATAGGTGTTGCAACAGCTCTTGAAGTTAGGGCTTGTGGCATTCAGTATACGTTTGCTCCGTGTGTGGCT GTATGCAGGGATCCCCGGTGGGGAAGATGCTATGAGAGCTACAGTGAAGACACTAACATAGTTAGAGAGATGGCCTCTATTGTCACAGGCTTGCAGGGACAGCCACCTGAAGGACACCCAAATGGCTACCCTTTTTTGGCAGGAAG AAACAATGTTATTGCCTGTGCTAAGCATTTTGTTGGAGATGGGGGTACTCACAAAGGTTTAAATGAGGGGGATACTATATTGTCTTATGAGGATCTAGAGAGGATTCACATGGCACCATATCTAGACTGTATTTCCCAGGGTGTTGGCACTATTATGGTTTCTTATTCTAGTTGGAATGGACGCCAACTGCATGCTCACCATTTTCTCCTGACAGAggttttgaaagaaaagttagGTTTTAAG GGTTTTGTGATTTCTGACTGGGAAGCACTAGACCGACTCAGTAAACCTCTCGGGTCAAACTATCGTCGCTGTGTTTCCACTGCTGTTAATGCTGGAACTGACATG GTAATGGTGGGGCAAAAACATAGAGAATTTATGAAAGATCTGATTTTTCTGGCAGAATCAGGGGAGATCCCGATGACCAGGATTGATGATGCTGTTGAAAGAATACTGAGAGTGAAGTTTGTGGCTGGTCTTTTCGAATATCCCTTTGCTGATAGATCTTTACTAGATATAGTTGGTTGCAAG CTGCATAGAGAACTGGCACGTGAAGCAGTTCGCAAGTCCTTAGTTCTCTTAAAAAATGGGAAGGATCCAAAGAAACCACTTCTTCCACTAGATAGAAGTGCTAAGAAGATTCTTGTTGCTGGAACACATGCTGATGATCTTGGATATCAATGTGGAGGTTGGACCATAGCCTGGAATGGGATGAGTGGCAGAATCACCATTG GGACAACTATCTTGGATGCCATTAAGGAAGCAATAGGAGAGGAAACCGAGgtgatttatgaaaaaattccaTCACCAGACACCTTAGCAAGccaagatttttcttttgccATTGTAGCCGTTGGTGAAGATCCTTATGCAGAATTCAATGGTGACAATTCAGAGCTTGCAATCCCCTTTAATGGGGCTGATATAATAAGCTCAGTCGCTGATAAAATCCCCACATTGGTTATTCTGATATCTGGAAGACCTTTGGTTATAGAACCATGGCTCTTGGAAAAGATAGATGGTCTCATTGCTGCTTGGTTGCCTGGAACTGAAGGAGAGGGAATTACAGATGTTATATTTGGAGATTATGATTTTAGTGGCCGACTGCCCGTGACATGGTTTAGAAAGGTTGAGCAATTGCCAATGAATTTAAGAGATAATTCAGACGAACCTCTATTTCCATTAGGCTTTGGGTTAACATGCAAAGCGGGCAATTCTTTTGACTGA
- the LOC133679393 gene encoding laccase-4-like, which translates to MDMAPWIRVLVLVACLFPASVESMVRHYKFNVVMKNSTKLCSTKPIVTVNGQFPGPTLVAREDDTVLVKVVNHVKYNVSIHWHGIRQLRTGWADGPAYITQCPIQPGQSFVYNFTITGQRGTLLWHAHILWLRATVHGAIVILPKRGVPYPFPTPRKEKVIILGEWWKSDVEAVINEATKSGMAPNVSDAHTINGHPGPVPACSSHGGYNLSVHPGKTYMLRIINAALNEELFFKIAGHQLTVVEVDATYVKPFKIDTVVIAPGQTTNVLVTANRGSGQYLVAASPFMDAPIAVDNVTATATLHYSGTLASTITTLTVPPAKNATPVATNFTNALRSLNSIKYPARVPLKIDHSLFFTVGLGVNPCATCINGSRVVADINNVTFVMPTIALLQAHVFNISGVFTDDFPANPPTAFNYTGAQPTNFQTVKGTKLYRLAYNNTVQLVLQDTGMLTPENHPVHLHGFNFFEVGRGVGNFDPNKDPKKFNLVDPVERNTIGVPAGGWTAIRFIADNPGVWFMHCHLEVHTTWGLKMAFVVDNGKGPNESVLPPPPDLPKC; encoded by the exons ATGGACATGGCACCATGGATTCGGGTTCTAGTTCTGGTGGCTTGTCTGTTTCCGGCATCTGTGGAGTCCATGGTCCGGCACTACAAGTTCAAT GTGGTAATGAAAAATAGCACAAAACTGTGTTCAACAAAGCCCATTGTCACTGTGAATGGACAGTTCCCAGGGCCTACTTTAGTTGCCAGAGAAGATGACACTGTGCTTGTGAAGGTGGTAAACCATGTCAAATACAATGTCAGCATCCATTG GCATGGCATTAGACAACTGCGGACCGGTTGGGCCGATGGCCCTGCATACATAACGCAGTGTCCTATTCAGCCAGGGCAGAGCTTTGTGTACAATTTCACCATTACTGGTCAAAGGGGCACTCTACTCTGGCATGCACATATCCTCTGGCTCAGGGCCACTGTCCATGGTGCTATTGTAATTTTGCCCAAGCGAGGTGTTCCATACCCATTTCCTACACCACGCAAGGAAAAAGTCATTATATTAG GTGAATGGTGGAAATCAGATGTTGAAGCTGTGATCAACGAGGCGACGAAATCCGGGATGGCACCTAATGTCTCGGATGCTCACACAATCAATGGCCATCCAGGGCCTGTCCCAGCCTGCTCTTCACAcg GAGGGTATAATTTATCAGTACATCCCGGAAAGACTTACATGCTTCGGATCATCAACGCTGCACTAAATGAAGAACTCTTCTTTAAGATTGCTGGCCATCAACTCACTGTTGTAGAGGTTGATGCCACATACGTAAAACCCTTCAAAATCGACACCGTTGTCATAGCCCCGGGCCAAACCACAAACGTTCTTGTGACGGCAAACCGTGGTTCTGGCCAGTACTTGGTTGCAGCCTCACCTTTCATGGACGCACCCATTGCGGTTGATAACGTGACAGCCACAGCCACCTTACATTATTCTGGCACCCTTGCTAGTACCATCACTACCCTCACCGTACCTCCTGCCAAAAACGCCACTCCGGTAGCAACAAACTTTACGAATGCTCTACGTAGCTTGAATTCGATAAAATATCCTGCTAGAGTCCCATTAAAGATTGATCATTCTCTTTTCTTCACCGTTGGCCTTGGTGTTAATCCTTGTGCTACTTGTATCAATGGAAGCCGTGTTGTGGCAGATATCAATAACGTTACATTTGTGATGCCAACAATTGCTCTCCTTCAAGCTCACGTCTTCAACATTAGTGGTGTTTTCACAGATGATTTCCCTGCCAACCCGCCCACGGCATTCAACTATACAGGCGCACAACCAACGAACTTTCAGACAGTGAAGGGAACAAAACTTTATAGACTTGCTTATAACAACACAGTGCAGCTAGTTCTACAAGATACAGGAATGCTTACTCCTGAAAACCACCCTGTACATTTGCATGGCTTCAATTTCTTTGAAGTTGGAAGGGGAGTAGGTAATTTCGATCCAAATAAGGACCCAAAGAAATTCAATCTTGTTGACCCAGTGGAGAGGAACACAATTGGGGTCCCAGCTGGTGGATGGACCGCTATAAGATTCATAGCAGATAATCCAG GGGTTTGGTTCATGCATTGCCATTTGGAGGTACACACAACATGGGGACTTAAGATGGCATTTGTTGTAGACAATGGCAAAGGCCCAAATGAATCTGTTTTACCACCGCCTCCTGATCTGCCAAAGTGCTAG
- the LOC133679990 gene encoding uncharacterized protein LOC133679990 isoform X2 has protein sequence MNVGGSAPFPNAKSSDWADMVDWFQKLALQSRLGIPIIYGIDAVHGNNGVYGTTIFPHNVGLGATRDADLMRRIGVATALEVRACGIQYTFAPCVAVCRDPRWGRCYESYSEDTNIVREMASIVTGLQGQPPEGHPNGYPFLAGRNNVIACAKHFVGDGGTHKGLNEGDTILSYEDLERIHMAPYLDCISQGVGTIMVSYSSWNGRQLHAHHFLLTEVLKEKLGFKGFVISDWEALDRLSKPLGSNYRRCVSTAVNAGTDMVMVGQKHREFMKDLIFLAESGEIPMTRIDDAVERILRVKFVAGLFEYPFADRSLLDIVGCKLHRELAREAVRKSLVLLKNGKDPKKPLLPLDRSAKKILVAGTHADDLGYQCGGWTIAWNGMSGRITIGTTILDAIKEAIGEETEVIYEKIPSPDTLASQDFSFAIVAVGEDPYAEFNGDNSELAIPFNGADIISSVADKIPTLVILISGRPLVIEPWLLEKIDGLIAAWLPGTEGEGITDVIFGDYDFSGRLPVTWFRKVEQLPMNLRDNSDEPLFPLGFGLTCKAGNSFD, from the exons ATGAACGTTGGAGGCAGCGCACCTTTTCCAAATGCAAAGTCGTCTGACTGGGCGGATATGGTTGATTGGTTTCAAAAGTTAGCACTTCAGTCGCGGCTTGGTATACCCATTATATATGGGATTGATGCTGTTCATGGTAATAATGGTGTTTATGGTACCACCATATTTCCTCACAATGTTGGCCTTGGAGCCACCAG AGATGCAGATTTGATGCGGAGGATAGGTGTTGCAACAGCTCTTGAAGTTAGGGCTTGTGGCATTCAGTATACGTTTGCTCCGTGTGTGGCT GTATGCAGGGATCCCCGGTGGGGAAGATGCTATGAGAGCTACAGTGAAGACACTAACATAGTTAGAGAGATGGCCTCTATTGTCACAGGCTTGCAGGGACAGCCACCTGAAGGACACCCAAATGGCTACCCTTTTTTGGCAGGAAG AAACAATGTTATTGCCTGTGCTAAGCATTTTGTTGGAGATGGGGGTACTCACAAAGGTTTAAATGAGGGGGATACTATATTGTCTTATGAGGATCTAGAGAGGATTCACATGGCACCATATCTAGACTGTATTTCCCAGGGTGTTGGCACTATTATGGTTTCTTATTCTAGTTGGAATGGACGCCAACTGCATGCTCACCATTTTCTCCTGACAGAggttttgaaagaaaagttagGTTTTAAG GGTTTTGTGATTTCTGACTGGGAAGCACTAGACCGACTCAGTAAACCTCTCGGGTCAAACTATCGTCGCTGTGTTTCCACTGCTGTTAATGCTGGAACTGACATG GTAATGGTGGGGCAAAAACATAGAGAATTTATGAAAGATCTGATTTTTCTGGCAGAATCAGGGGAGATCCCGATGACCAGGATTGATGATGCTGTTGAAAGAATACTGAGAGTGAAGTTTGTGGCTGGTCTTTTCGAATATCCCTTTGCTGATAGATCTTTACTAGATATAGTTGGTTGCAAG CTGCATAGAGAACTGGCACGTGAAGCAGTTCGCAAGTCCTTAGTTCTCTTAAAAAATGGGAAGGATCCAAAGAAACCACTTCTTCCACTAGATAGAAGTGCTAAGAAGATTCTTGTTGCTGGAACACATGCTGATGATCTTGGATATCAATGTGGAGGTTGGACCATAGCCTGGAATGGGATGAGTGGCAGAATCACCATTG GGACAACTATCTTGGATGCCATTAAGGAAGCAATAGGAGAGGAAACCGAGgtgatttatgaaaaaattccaTCACCAGACACCTTAGCAAGccaagatttttcttttgccATTGTAGCCGTTGGTGAAGATCCTTATGCAGAATTCAATGGTGACAATTCAGAGCTTGCAATCCCCTTTAATGGGGCTGATATAATAAGCTCAGTCGCTGATAAAATCCCCACATTGGTTATTCTGATATCTGGAAGACCTTTGGTTATAGAACCATGGCTCTTGGAAAAGATAGATGGTCTCATTGCTGCTTGGTTGCCTGGAACTGAAGGAGAGGGAATTACAGATGTTATATTTGGAGATTATGATTTTAGTGGCCGACTGCCCGTGACATGGTTTAGAAAGGTTGAGCAATTGCCAATGAATTTAAGAGATAATTCAGACGAACCTCTATTTCCATTAGGCTTTGGGTTAACATGCAAAGCGGGCAATTCTTTTGACTGA
- the LOC133680082 gene encoding transcription factor DIVARICATA-like, giving the protein MKWETEILSPGSYLSSSNWLAEESKNTKWTIAENKAFENALAIYDKETSDRWHKVAAMIPGKTVEDVIKQYKELELDVSYIEAGLIPVPGYSSSPFTLDWVNGNGYGYDGFKQSYGLGGKRSSTGRPTDQERKKGVPWTEEEHKLFLMGLKKYGKGDWRNISRNFVISRTPTQVASHAQKYFIRQLSGGKDKRRASIHDITTVNLNETRTPSPDNKRTSPDQSGAISQQPNSAAMPRTHFQWNQPNSGATMAFNSTNANMFMSSPYGINSYGLKMQGQNPHRGAVHDSYIGQQTMGFQMQSAQHYPHG; this is encoded by the exons ATGAAGTGGGAAACGGAAATCCTATCTCCTGGATCGTACCTTTCCAGCTCGAATTGGCTTGCAGAAGAGAGCAAGAACACAAAATGGACTATAGCAGAGAACAAAGCATTTGAGAATGCTCTAGCAATTTATGATAAGGAAACTTCTGATAGATGGCACAAGGTGGCAGCTATGATTCCAGGGAAGACAGTAGAGGATGTGATAAAGCAGTATAAAGAACTAGAACTTGATGTTAGCTACATAGAAGCAGGGTTGATTCCAGTTCCAGGATATAGCTCCTCTCCATTCACATTGGACTGGGTTAATGGCAATGGTTATGGCTATGATGGGTTCAAACAATCTTATGGCCTTGGTGGAAAGAGATCTTCGACAGGCCGACCTACCGATcaggagagaaagaaaggagTTCCATGGACAGAGGAAGAACACAA GCTGTTTCTGATGGGCTTGAAGAAGTATGGTAAAGGGGACTGGAGAAACATATCTCGCAATTTTGTTATCAGTAGAACACCGACTCAGGTGGCTAGTCACGCACAAAAGTATTTTATCAGGCAGCTATCAGGAGGGAAGGATAAGAGGAGAGCTAGTATTCATGATATAACCACTGTCAATCTCAACGAAACGAGAACTCCTTCACCGGACAACAAAAGAACATCACCTGATCAATCTGGGGCGATTTCTCAGCAACCCAATTCTGCTGCCATGCCTCGAACGCATTTCCAATGGAACCAGCCCAACAGTGGAGCAACCATGGCTTTTAATTCAACAAATGCAAATATGTTCATGTCTTCTCCTTATGGGATTAACTCGTATGGGCTTAAAATGCAAGGCCAGAATCCGCATAGAGGTGCTGTTCATGACTCTTACATTGGACAGCAAACCATGGGTTTTCAGATGCAATCTGCGCAACACTACCCTCATGGATGA